TAGGATAATCAACCATCAGCATGGTATAAGTGAGTGAGAAAAGGCCCTTTTTTTAACGAATAAAATGTTTTTTGATTGAATTTATCATTTCATCAGAGTATAGAAAGTAATTCATTGGACAAAACTTGACTATTTAAGAAGGCTCTCATTGCTCCACTAGTGCTAGGTTGACTAAACACTTTGGTATTATTTAGTGTGGCACTAAGCTTTACCAGAAATAAGCACACAAAAATTAAAGCAAGACTTGGTTGACTTGCCAAGTCCGTGGCAGAATAGAGGACTTTTTTGCCACCATACTTATAATTCTTATTGAGATATGAAAGGCTTGGTGGATTTGGACGTATTAGTATTGATATGACCAAAAGGGAAACCTCATTGCTATTTAAAGTCTCAAAACCACATGTTATAGAGCATATCTACTATTTTTTGCAATAATGGAGAAAGCCTTCACATTTTTTCTCTTAACACTCTTGTTGCTTATGGCTAGTTCAGCCATGACCCATACCAACGTTACCACCGATCAATTATCTCTTTTGTCCTTAAAATCTCAAATCATTTCCGACCCCTCTCACTTCTTGCATGAAAACTGGTCTCCCGTTGTTTCTGTTTGTCATTGGGTTGGAGTCATTTGTGGTTATCGTCACCAACGAGTGAAGTCCTTAAATCTTTCCAACATGGCTCTAACGGGTAAGATTCCCCCTGATTTTGGAAACCTCACACATCTTGTTTCTCTAGACTTGGGAAGCAACAATTTCCATGGAAATTTGCCTCAAGAAATGGCACGCTTGCGTCGGcttaagtttcttgatttaagtgTCAACAACTTCAGAGGGGAGGTTCCTTCTTGGCTTGGGTTTTTGCACCAACTTCGATTTCTAAATCTTAGGAATAATAGTTTCACTGGTTCCATCCCTTCTTCATTTTCTAATATATCCGAACTTGAGACTTTGAATCTGAAATTCAATTCCATAGAGGGTCAAATCCCAAAAGTGATTGGAAATATTCTAAACCTTAGAGTGTTAAACTTGGGAGGTAACAAGCTCGTAGGCTTTATTCCTACGTCACTCTTGAATGCCTCAAGGTTGGAGATTTTGGAGATATCTTATAATTCACTTCAAGGAAACATCCCAGAAGGGATCGGCAATCTTCACAACTTGAACTGGTTGTCCATACAATATAATCACCTTACGGGTTCTATACCATTtacaattttcaatatttctaggaTGGAATTCATTGCATTTACTGGCAATAGCTTATCAGGAAGTCTTCCCAATGGTTTATGCAATGGTCTCCCATTACTCAAAGGGCTTTATCTGTCTTATAACAAGCTTCACGGTCATATGCCTACAAGCTTATCAAGTTGTTCTCAACTTCAAATATTGTCTTTATCATATAATGAGTTTGATGGACCAATACATAGTGAAATTGGCAGATTGAGTAACTTGCAGATATTGTATCTTGGAACTAACCATTTCACTGGTATGTTTCATCTTATGAATGCTAGTACTATTATATCTTATTACTTCagaattttaatatattacacATTAATTTCAGGGATGATTCCACAAGAAATTGGAAATCTTGTTAATTTGGTAGAGTTAGCCATGGCTAAAAACCAGATTACTGGCTCTGTCCCGACCTCCATATTCAATATCTCATCGCTGCAACTTTTGTCACTGTGGCAGAACAATCTTAGAGGATTCTTACCACGGGAGATTGGGAACTTAACCAAGATGCAGCGTCTAGAGCTTAGTGGAAATAAGCTTATAGGTACATATAATTTCTAATTGTGTATTTCTCAGTTACTTTTaatagatccattagaactaTTAAAATTCTATGAATTTATGCATGTAATGAGTAATAAAATGTAACAATTATATATAAATCTTCTAAACACCATATAAAGAGCGTCTTTTAATgtttaaaaataatcttttttaagAAATAACCAGTAAATTTGAACTCCTTTTGGTCGTTAGCTAACTTCTAATAAAGTATCAGTTTATATATTTGGTCCATATAAAAATACAAACCTGCACAATCAGAAAttcatagaaaattaaattatgaattttaatggagaaaaaatatatataatatgtacatcCTTCTTAAGACTTTGATCAATAACAATTTTTGGAGTTCTTGTTGACACCTTTTCATCAGGTCAAACTAAAGCATGAATCACATAGATAAGCATTGAGCTAAAGAGATAAGCAATCTCATTGtattcattttttcttcatgCGTTGACAGGTGAAATACCCAAAGAGATAAGCAATCTCGTTGAGTTGGAGGAACTTGATCTTGGGAGAAATAGTTTTAGTGGTTCACTTGATATGGAGATCTTCAACATATCAGGGCTGAAAATAATATATCTTTCATTCAACAATCTATCAGGAAGCCTCCCACCAAACATAGGTTCCATCTTACCCAACATTGAAGAGCTTTATCTGAGGAACTTAACCAATCTTGTTGGGACTATTCCTCATTCCATCtccaattgttcaaaacttaCTATTCTTGAGCTTTCTAACAACCAACTCACTGGCTTGATTCCCAATTCTCTTGGATATTTGACTCATCTACAGATACTAAATTTAGGGGGAAACAATTTAACCAGTGACTCATCATTAAGCTTCCTGACTTCCTTAACCAATTGTAGAAATTTAACAGACCTTTATCTATTTTTGAACCCACTAAATGGCATGCTTCCGGTCTCTGTAGGGAACTTTTCTACGTCTCTAATAAAATTTTATGCCAGCAGTTGCAAAATCAGGGGGCGAATTCCAGATGAAGTTGGGTACTTAAACAGCTTATTTGACCTTGATCTTACTGGAAACAACTTGGCTGGATCGATTCCCACGTCAATCGGCAACTTGAGAAACCTgcagggtttgttcttgagtaataaCAAACTTACAGGATCTATCGGTGATAATCTATGTAAATTGCAGCGCTTAAATGTCATTGACTTGACTCAAAATCAACTTTCAGGTTCTCTTCCTAATTGTTTAGGAAAGGTTACATCCCTTAGAGAGATATATGTGGGTTCAAATGTATTGAGTTCCAATACACTACAAAGCTTAGGGAACCTTAAAGATTTAGTGGTTCTTGACCTATCGTCAAACAACATGGTTGGTTCTTTACCTCCAGAAATAGGAAATTTAAAGGCTGCGACACTGATAGATCTGTCAATGAATCAATTCTCAGATGGAATTCCTAGAGAAATTGGAGGATTGCAAAATCTGGTGCAGCTTTCTTTGAGACACAACAATTTGCAAGGAGCTATACCCGACTCAATGAGCAACatggtaggtttggaattcctagacCTTTCAAATAATAATATATCTGGAACATTCCTAAGTCTTTGGAGAAGCTTCAAAAGTTGAAGTGTTTCAATATTTCTGTCAACAAATTGTATGGTGAAATACCCTCGGGAGGTACTTTCAAGAACCTCTCGAGTTAGTTTTTCATCTACAATGAAGCATTGTGTTgttcttcaagatttagtgtcccGCCATGCCCCACTTCATCAAAACACAgatcaaatattaaaaaatttctagttctttttcttttgctggGTATTGCCTTAGTAGTTGTTCCTAGcacctttatttttttatggataaggtatagaaaaggtaaaagagcTCCTCAACAAGCTGATTCATTGTCTGCCATCACAAGAGAAAGAATTCCATACTATGAATTGATCCAAGCAACTGATGCGCTTAGCGAGAGTAATCTGATTGGTTCTGGAAGTTTTGGCTCTGTTTACAAAGCTGTTCTCAAAAGTGGAACTGCCATTGCAGTTAAAGTGTTCAACCTGCAACTAGATGCGGCATTCAAGAGTTTTGATACGGAATGTGAAGTTTTGTGCACACTTCGCCATAGGAATCTCGTTAAAGTCATTATTAGTTGTTCCAATCTTGATTTCAAGGCTTTAGTGCTCGAGTGTATGCCTAATGGAAGTCTTGAGAAGTATTTGTATTCGCACAACTACTTCCTTGACACCAAGCAGAGACTATCGCACAACTACTTCCTTGACACCAAGCAGAGACTAAGCATAatgatagatgtggcatgtgCTTTGGAATATCTTCACCATGGGTGCTTGTTGCCTGTTATTCACTGTGACGTGAAGCCTAGTAATGTCTTGCTGGATGAAGATATGGTTGCCCATCTCAGCGACTTTGGCATTTCAAAACTGCTTGGTGAAGATAAGGGTGATTTGTACACTAAAACCTTAGCAACATTGGGGTATATTGCACCAGGTACTTCTAATAGTTT
This is a stretch of genomic DNA from Capsicum annuum cultivar UCD-10X-F1 unplaced genomic scaffold, UCD10Xv1.1 ctg4639, whole genome shotgun sequence. It encodes these proteins:
- the LOC107854031 gene encoding LRR receptor-like serine/threonine-protein kinase GSO1, with the protein product MEKAFTFFLLTLLLLMASSAMTHTNVTTDQLSLLSLKSQIISDPSHFLHENWSPVVSVCHWVGVICGYRHQRVKSLNLSNMALTGKIPPDFGNLTHLVSLDLGSNNFHGNLPQEMARLRRLKFLDLSVNNFRGEVPSWLGFLHQLRFLNLRNNSFTGSIPSSFSNISELETLNLKFNSIEGQIPKVIGNILNLRVLNLGGNKLVGFIPTSLLNASRLEILEISYNSLQGNIPEGIGNLHNLNWLSIQYNHLTGSIPFTIFNISRMEFIAFTGNSLSGSLPNGLCNGLPLLKGLYLSYNKLHGHMPTSLSSCSQLQILSLSYNEFDGPIHSEIGRLSNLQILYLGTNHFTGMIPQEIGNLVNLVELAMAKNQITGSVPTSIFNISSLQLLSLWQNNLRGFLPREIGNLTKMQRLELSGNKLIGEIPKEISNLVELEELDLGRNSFSGSLDMEIFNISGLKIIYLSFNNLSGSLPPNIGSILPNIEELYLRNLTNLVGTIPHSISNCSKLTILELSNNQLTGLIPNSLGYLTHLQILNLGGNNLTSDSSLSFLTSLTNCRNLTDLYLFLNPLNGMLPVSVGNFSTSLIKFYASSCKIRGRIPDEVGYLNSLFDLDLTGNNLAGSIPTSIGNLRNLQGLFLSNNKLTGSIGDNLCKLQRLNVIDLTQNQLSGSLPNCLGKVTSLREIYVGSNVLSSNTLQSLGNLKDLVVLDLSSNNMVGSLPPEIGNLKAATLIDLSMNQFSDGIPREIGGLQNLVQLSLRHNNLQGAIPDSMSNMVGLEFLDLSNNNISGTFLSLWRSFKS
- the LOC124892357 gene encoding probable LRR receptor-like serine/threonine-protein kinase At3g47570; translation: MKHCVVLQDLVYRKGKRAPQQADSLSAITRERIPYYELIQATDALSESNLIGSGSFGSVYKAVLKSGTAIAVKVFNLQLDAAFKSFDTECEVLCTLRHRNLVKVIISCSNLDFKALVLECMPNGSLEKYLYSHNYFLDTKQRLSHNYFLDTKQRLSIMIDVACALEYLHHGCLLPVIHCDVKPSNVLLDEDMVAHLSDFGISKLLGEDKGDLYTKTLATLGYIAPEYGLDGLVSTKCDVYSYGVMLLETFTRRKPNEFDGDFSLKQWVSYSLPEAVMDIVDVNLVTPQGNQKEIDVVASIMKVALDCCAESPARRTNMKYVVGMLQKIKIQLLAC